Proteins encoded together in one Planctomyces sp. SH-PL14 window:
- a CDS encoding PAS domain-containing sensor histidine kinase, producing the protein MLEDDVDHAVFVLDGDGIVSEWGAGARHLFGYPEGEIVGKPFSTLFTPEDVVLGMDQQEIRVAAEDARSEDDRWHVRKDGSRFWANGTLKALRSEDGSTIGFLKIICNRTEKKIQADALENQVAALNALKDRTTAFMGALAHELGNTFIPLGHALHLVKEAVSSNADFEHLLTLGERQLAVAGRLLNDLKDVTRIESGNLEILQIETCVNHVVERAVAAMNEEAKRRHQSLELLLPSSLITVDGDATRLHQVFTNLVGNACKYTPDGGKIWVKISTEGNHVIVKVQDTGVGISRETLPKLFEIFTQEESSLGRSQGGLGMGLWLVKNLVTLHGGTVSVRSDGKGHGSEFFVSLRIRRTIPSVGGDEPR; encoded by the coding sequence TTGCTGGAAGATGATGTCGATCACGCCGTGTTCGTCTTGGACGGCGACGGCATTGTAAGCGAGTGGGGAGCTGGAGCTCGACATCTATTTGGTTATCCCGAAGGGGAGATCGTCGGCAAGCCGTTCTCGACTCTGTTCACGCCAGAGGACGTGGTCCTTGGTATGGACCAGCAGGAGATCCGCGTGGCGGCTGAAGATGCAAGGTCAGAAGACGACCGATGGCACGTTCGGAAAGACGGCTCGCGTTTTTGGGCCAACGGCACGCTGAAGGCACTCCGGTCCGAGGATGGGAGCACAATCGGCTTCCTGAAGATCATCTGCAATCGCACTGAGAAAAAGATCCAGGCTGACGCACTGGAGAACCAGGTCGCCGCGCTCAACGCACTCAAAGATCGAACCACCGCTTTTATGGGGGCGTTGGCTCACGAACTCGGTAACACGTTCATCCCGCTCGGGCACGCTCTCCATCTCGTCAAGGAAGCGGTCTCCTCGAACGCGGACTTCGAGCACCTGCTGACCCTCGGTGAACGTCAGTTGGCGGTAGCGGGCCGACTCCTCAACGACCTTAAGGACGTGACCCGCATCGAATCGGGGAACCTCGAAATCCTGCAGATCGAGACGTGCGTCAACCATGTGGTCGAGCGTGCGGTCGCGGCAATGAATGAGGAGGCAAAGCGGCGCCACCAGTCACTTGAGCTGCTACTACCATCATCCCTTATCACAGTGGATGGCGACGCCACTCGGCTCCACCAGGTATTCACGAATCTCGTCGGCAATGCGTGCAAGTACACGCCCGATGGTGGAAAGATCTGGGTGAAGATCTCCACGGAGGGTAACCACGTCATTGTGAAGGTTCAGGATACTGGTGTGGGAATCAGCCGCGAGACACTGCCTAAGCTGTTCGAGATCTTCACTCAAGAAGAGTCCTCGCTTGGGCGATCGCAGGGCGGCTTGGGTATGGGCCTTTGGCTGGTGAAGAATCTGGTGACGCTGCACGGCGGAACGGTATCCGTTCGAAGCGACGGCAAAGGTCACGGGAGTGAGTTCTTTGTGTCGCTTCGAATCCGGCGGACCATTCCCTCGGTAGGCGGGGACGAGCCGCGATAG
- a CDS encoding alpha/beta fold hydrolase: protein MQTPASVLFVWLRLMLAFSIVGLAAWSLREWYRDINSPAQVRVVEGTVLDADMPMREIAPGPPKGWTPGWNRQTALLTAGCLLLLLSVAGSWINPRLWRPTGQSVPTMVGGESHRVKRDDGTELFIETFGPPDGPTVVATHGWGTDRREWAYLRERCPAVRLVVWDLPGSGRSTRPTNNDYSLEKFARDLRAVIDISGAASVTLIGHSIGGMTILTFCRLFPEMLGAGVSGLILVHTTYKNPVRTMPLSGLLTAIERPVIVPLLYLQIVLSPLVWLSNCLSYLNGSTHWSIAWSGFGGTESAAKLDFVARYSLISSPAVLARGCLGMLAYDAKATLAEIRIPTMVVAGKQDPVTPKSASDVIAQGISASTSQTQDPAKHYGFFEHHEHFADAVLQFCSQISTSNRPSVVSV, encoded by the coding sequence GTGCAAACACCTGCATCGGTTCTCTTCGTCTGGCTGCGGCTCATGTTGGCCTTCAGCATTGTGGGCTTGGCCGCCTGGTCATTGCGCGAGTGGTATCGCGACATCAATTCGCCGGCCCAGGTGCGCGTTGTCGAAGGAACGGTTCTCGATGCCGATATGCCGATGCGAGAGATCGCCCCGGGCCCTCCGAAGGGGTGGACGCCGGGATGGAACCGACAAACTGCTCTCCTGACCGCAGGATGCCTGCTACTCCTGCTATCGGTCGCTGGCTCATGGATCAATCCGCGGCTCTGGCGCCCAACCGGCCAATCGGTCCCAACGATGGTTGGAGGCGAATCACATCGTGTTAAGCGGGACGATGGCACCGAGCTATTCATTGAAACCTTCGGCCCTCCTGACGGCCCGACGGTCGTCGCGACTCATGGTTGGGGAACCGATCGCCGTGAGTGGGCCTATTTGCGTGAGCGGTGCCCGGCTGTTCGGCTTGTGGTCTGGGACCTTCCAGGGTCGGGACGATCGACACGGCCGACGAACAACGACTATAGCTTGGAGAAATTCGCTCGGGACTTGAGAGCGGTGATTGACATCAGCGGAGCCGCTTCGGTCACGCTGATCGGACACAGCATCGGCGGCATGACCATCCTGACGTTCTGCCGGCTGTTCCCCGAAATGCTGGGAGCGGGAGTGAGCGGCCTGATCCTCGTCCACACGACCTACAAAAACCCCGTTCGGACCATGCCATTGAGCGGGTTGCTGACAGCGATCGAGCGGCCGGTGATCGTGCCGCTGCTCTATTTGCAGATCGTTCTGTCACCCCTCGTGTGGCTTTCGAACTGTCTCAGTTACCTGAACGGATCGACCCATTGGTCCATCGCGTGGAGCGGCTTTGGGGGCACGGAGTCAGCCGCGAAGTTGGACTTTGTCGCGCGTTACTCACTCATCAGCTCCCCGGCCGTTCTCGCCCGCGGGTGTCTTGGGATGCTGGCGTATGATGCGAAGGCAACGCTCGCTGAGATCAGAATTCCGACAATGGTTGTCGCCGGGAAGCAAGACCCCGTGACTCCAAAGTCTGCCAGCGATGTCATCGCACAAGGAATCTCCGCCTCGACGTCGCAGACGCAGGATCCTGCCAAACATTACGGATTCTTCGAGCATCACGAACACTTTGCCGATGCAGTGCTGCAATTCTGCTCTCAGATCAGCACTTCGAACCGACCGTCTGTGGTCTCGGTTTAA
- a CDS encoding ferritin-like domain-containing protein, translating to MSLETLADAFHDELRDVLSAEKQLVKALPKMAKAASSAELRAAFQKHHEETKAQVERVEQAFEETGKAARAKTCEAMEGLLAEAASMMEEDAAPEVMDAVLIACAQKVEHYEIATYGTLCTWAKQLGYRNAHKLLKANMAEEVATDEALTGLSETVNSEADA from the coding sequence ATGTCGCTCGAAACTCTCGCCGACGCCTTCCACGACGAACTCCGTGACGTCCTGAGTGCTGAGAAGCAATTGGTAAAGGCTCTTCCCAAGATGGCGAAAGCTGCGAGCTCCGCGGAGCTTCGAGCCGCCTTCCAAAAGCATCATGAGGAAACGAAGGCGCAGGTGGAACGGGTCGAACAAGCTTTCGAGGAGACCGGCAAAGCGGCCCGCGCGAAAACCTGCGAGGCGATGGAAGGATTGCTGGCGGAGGCGGCCAGCATGATGGAGGAGGACGCCGCCCCCGAGGTCATGGATGCCGTATTGATCGCATGCGCCCAGAAGGTCGAACACTACGAGATCGCCACCTATGGGACGTTGTGCACCTGGGCAAAGCAGCTCGGTTACAGGAATGCCCACAAGCTGCTGAAAGCGAATATGGCGGAGGAAGTCGCGACTGACGAAGCGCTGACTGGCCTGAGCGAAACCGTCAATTCGGAAGCAGACGCTTAA
- the glgX gene encoding glycogen debranching protein GlgX: MRVWRGRPYPLGATWDGNGVNFAIFSENAEAVDLCLFDSADATAEYRRIRLTERKDMVWHCYLPDVRPGQLYGYRMHGPFDPANGHRFNSNKVLLDPYAKAIGRDVRWADELFGYKFDDPKADLSMDERDSAPFAPLGRVIDTAFTWGDDRPPRTPWHETIIYEAHVKGFSKLNPHVPEEIRGTYAGFASEAAIQYLKSLGVTAVEFLPVFHRLDDRHLVEKELTNYWGYNTLAFFAPDTRYSSTGTSDETIREFKSMVRTLHTAGFEVILDVVYNHTCEGNQMGPTLSWRGIDNASYYRTAPDARYYMDFTGCGNTFLMRQPRVLQFIMDSLRYWVTEMHVDGFRFDLASTLARELYEVDRLGAFFDIIHQDPILSQVKLIAEPWDLGDGGYQVGNFPSLWSEWNGKYRDNVRKFWKGEGGTASEFATRLCGSADLYEWSSRRPYSSINFITCHDGFTLNDLVSYNGKHNDANGENNRDGSDNNMSWNCGAEGATDDAAIKALRERQKRNMLATLLLSQGVPMLLAGDEIGNTQSGNNNAYCHDSELTWIDWSLTDSQKELLAFTQSVIALRKINPVFQRQKFFQGRSIRGQEHRDIAWYSPDGQSMTDEAWNAGFVQCLGLYLDGEMIGEIDAHGEPIRGESLLVLLNAYYDRLDFTLPAVTGACGWKTLLDTNKLPEGDEPLPSGTKYILGGRSLAVLRLVPPPQEQEEKREPATYVASEVIDKVPILQSELPPSDTRGGTTINQ; this comes from the coding sequence ATGCGAGTCTGGCGCGGGCGGCCTTATCCCCTGGGAGCGACCTGGGACGGTAACGGTGTCAACTTTGCGATCTTCTCGGAAAACGCCGAGGCGGTCGATCTGTGCCTCTTTGACTCCGCGGACGCCACCGCTGAGTACCGCCGGATCCGGCTCACCGAGCGGAAGGATATGGTGTGGCACTGCTACCTGCCGGATGTCCGGCCGGGGCAGCTCTACGGCTATCGGATGCACGGCCCCTTCGATCCCGCGAACGGGCACCGCTTCAACTCGAACAAGGTCCTCCTCGATCCCTACGCCAAGGCGATCGGCCGCGACGTCCGCTGGGCCGACGAGCTGTTCGGCTACAAGTTCGACGACCCGAAGGCGGACCTCTCGATGGACGAGCGGGACAGCGCCCCTTTTGCGCCTCTCGGCCGCGTCATCGACACCGCCTTCACCTGGGGGGACGACCGCCCGCCGCGGACCCCCTGGCACGAAACCATCATCTACGAGGCCCACGTCAAAGGCTTCAGCAAACTCAATCCGCACGTTCCGGAAGAGATCCGCGGGACGTATGCCGGTTTCGCCTCCGAGGCGGCGATCCAGTACCTCAAATCGCTCGGCGTGACCGCGGTCGAGTTCCTCCCGGTCTTCCACCGCCTGGACGACCGGCATCTTGTCGAAAAGGAGCTGACGAACTACTGGGGCTACAACACGCTGGCGTTCTTTGCCCCCGACACGCGGTACTCCTCGACCGGGACGTCCGACGAGACGATCCGCGAATTCAAGTCGATGGTCCGCACGCTCCACACCGCCGGGTTCGAGGTGATCCTCGACGTGGTCTACAACCACACCTGCGAGGGGAACCAGATGGGGCCGACCCTCTCCTGGCGGGGGATCGACAACGCCTCGTACTACCGGACCGCTCCGGACGCCCGGTACTACATGGACTTCACCGGTTGCGGCAACACCTTCCTGATGCGGCAGCCGCGGGTCCTGCAGTTCATCATGGACAGTCTCCGTTACTGGGTCACGGAGATGCATGTCGACGGGTTCCGCTTCGACCTTGCCAGCACCCTGGCCCGCGAGCTCTATGAAGTCGACCGCCTGGGGGCGTTCTTCGACATCATCCACCAGGACCCGATCCTCTCGCAGGTCAAGCTCATCGCCGAGCCGTGGGACCTGGGAGACGGCGGCTACCAGGTCGGCAACTTTCCCTCCCTCTGGTCGGAATGGAACGGGAAGTACCGCGACAACGTCCGCAAGTTCTGGAAGGGCGAAGGGGGAACGGCGAGCGAGTTCGCGACGCGGCTGTGCGGGTCCGCGGACCTCTACGAATGGAGCAGCCGCCGGCCGTATTCCAGCATCAACTTCATCACCTGTCACGACGGTTTCACGCTCAATGACCTGGTGAGTTACAACGGCAAGCACAACGACGCCAACGGCGAGAACAACCGCGACGGCTCTGACAACAACATGAGCTGGAACTGCGGCGCGGAAGGGGCAACCGACGACGCCGCGATCAAGGCCCTTCGCGAGCGGCAGAAGCGGAACATGCTGGCGACGCTTCTGCTCTCCCAGGGGGTGCCGATGCTGCTGGCGGGGGACGAGATCGGCAACACGCAGAGCGGCAACAACAACGCCTACTGCCACGACTCCGAGCTGACCTGGATCGACTGGAGCCTGACCGACTCGCAGAAGGAACTCCTGGCGTTCACGCAGAGCGTCATCGCCCTGCGGAAGATCAACCCGGTCTTTCAGCGTCAGAAGTTCTTCCAGGGGCGTTCGATCCGCGGCCAGGAACACCGCGACATCGCGTGGTACTCGCCCGACGGCCAGTCGATGACGGACGAGGCGTGGAACGCCGGCTTCGTGCAGTGCCTGGGCCTCTATCTCGACGGCGAGATGATCGGCGAGATCGACGCCCACGGCGAACCGATCCGGGGCGAGAGCCTGCTGGTGCTGCTCAACGCCTACTACGACCGCCTCGATTTCACGCTCCCCGCCGTCACCGGCGCGTGCGGCTGGAAGACCCTCCTCGACACGAACAAGCTTCCCGAAGGGGACGAGCCGCTTCCAAGCGGCACGAAGTACATCCTGGGTGGCCGGTCCCTGGCAGTGCTGCGGCTGGTTCCGCCGCCGCAGGAACAGGAAGAGAAACGCGAGCCCGCGACCTATGTGGCGAGCGAAGTCATCGACAAGGTCCCGATTTTGCAGTCTGAACTGCCGCCGTCAGACACTCGCGGGGGGACCACAATTAATCAATAG
- a CDS encoding IS630 family transposase, producing MVAWRRCGRPSSGGESPSKKVLYAAEQLRPDVRRRRRWWDILLRKRIPAERLVFLDETAVQTGLLRMSGWGETSQRVVDHQPLSHWKTFTFLCAVRTTGLSAPLVLEGAMTGDAFAAWVEQSLAPTLKRGECVILDNVAPHKDERIERLVHQTGAKLLYLPPYSPDLNPIENAYSKLKTLLRKAASKTFETLCTTLAEALDRFSPSECQNYIRYCGY from the coding sequence CTGGTTGCCTGGCGACGTTGTGGACGGCCCTCCAGCGGTGGGGAATCACCCTCAAAAAAAGTCCTGTACGCCGCTGAGCAACTGCGGCCGGATGTTCGGCGGCGTCGTCGTTGGTGGGACATTCTGTTGCGGAAACGGATTCCGGCCGAGCGGCTGGTGTTCCTGGACGAGACGGCCGTCCAGACGGGCCTGTTGCGGATGTCTGGGTGGGGAGAGACTTCGCAGCGTGTCGTCGACCATCAGCCGCTCAGTCACTGGAAGACGTTCACGTTCCTGTGCGCCGTCCGGACCACTGGACTCTCCGCTCCGCTCGTCTTGGAGGGAGCGATGACGGGAGATGCCTTTGCCGCGTGGGTCGAGCAGTCCCTGGCTCCGACGCTCAAGCGGGGGGAATGCGTCATCCTGGACAATGTCGCTCCTCACAAGGATGAACGGATCGAGAGACTGGTCCATCAGACGGGAGCGAAGCTGTTGTATCTCCCTCCGTACTCACCGGACCTGAACCCCATCGAGAACGCGTACTCGAAGCTCAAGACGCTGCTCCGCAAAGCGGCGTCCAAGACGTTCGAGACGCTGTGTACGACGTTGGCAGAAGCCCTCGACCGCTTCTCCCCGTCCGAATGCCAGAACTACATCCGATACTGCGGCTACTGA
- a CDS encoding ATP-binding protein, whose protein sequence is MTRLFIRFYVSVIALLFLALCITVFACKYRMDTDFDGITERALGGGVSLARKSLQGGSADATVELLRRRFPYPIQNLSDEKTTAIVREWLSRGDDLVVSDGGTLSVLTPLGRDGNGDAGSLQFGPVPVGDGTIETDMLIAIGAVLLLVAIAIASLLRPLARQLRLMEQTAVEIADGNLAARVDVHQTDSARTLARAFNDMAARTEALLRTQRELLQAVSHELRTPLSRIHFAIDLIRTAHSDSERDARLQSLDAAAQDLDDTVGELLQYVRLETGVPQPEAESVELLPLVEELIEKASLTCRATEFRIGPELTRGNVRMVADRNGLMRVLSNLLANAGRFSQRQVQVDARVSATETTIDVDDDGPGISKPDRERVFEPFVRLNETDRGAGLGLALVKRILTNHRGTAVVLESPLGGCRIRTCWSMQGRLDEERTV, encoded by the coding sequence ATGACCCGTCTGTTCATCCGCTTCTACGTCAGCGTGATCGCGCTCCTGTTCTTGGCGCTGTGCATCACGGTCTTCGCCTGCAAGTACCGCATGGACACGGACTTTGACGGCATCACCGAGAGAGCCCTGGGCGGTGGCGTCAGTCTGGCGAGAAAGTCACTCCAGGGGGGCTCCGCCGACGCCACGGTGGAGCTCTTGCGGCGGCGGTTCCCCTATCCGATCCAGAACCTTTCGGACGAGAAGACCACGGCGATCGTGCGGGAATGGCTCTCCCGCGGCGACGATCTCGTGGTCTCGGACGGGGGGACGCTGTCGGTGCTGACGCCGCTGGGCCGGGACGGGAACGGCGACGCCGGCTCCCTCCAGTTCGGGCCGGTTCCGGTCGGAGACGGGACAATCGAGACCGACATGCTGATCGCCATCGGGGCCGTCCTGCTACTCGTGGCGATTGCGATCGCGAGCCTGCTGCGACCCCTGGCCCGGCAGCTCCGTCTCATGGAGCAGACGGCGGTTGAGATCGCCGACGGCAACCTGGCGGCCCGCGTCGATGTTCATCAGACTGATTCCGCCCGGACTCTCGCGCGGGCCTTCAACGACATGGCGGCCCGCACCGAAGCGCTGCTCCGGACACAGCGCGAACTGCTCCAGGCAGTCTCGCACGAACTGCGAACGCCCCTCTCCCGCATCCACTTCGCCATCGATCTGATCCGCACGGCGCACAGCGATTCCGAGCGGGACGCGCGGCTCCAGTCGCTCGACGCCGCGGCCCAGGACCTCGACGACACCGTCGGTGAGCTGCTGCAGTACGTCCGCCTGGAGACCGGCGTCCCGCAGCCGGAGGCGGAGAGCGTCGAACTGCTCCCCCTGGTCGAGGAGCTCATCGAAAAAGCATCCCTCACCTGCCGCGCGACGGAGTTCCGGATCGGGCCCGAGCTGACACGCGGCAATGTGCGGATGGTGGCGGACCGCAACGGACTGATGCGGGTCCTCAGCAACCTGCTGGCGAACGCCGGACGCTTCAGCCAGCGGCAGGTCCAGGTTGATGCCCGCGTCTCGGCCACGGAAACGACGATCGATGTCGATGACGACGGCCCAGGCATCTCCAAACCCGATCGCGAACGGGTGTTCGAGCCGTTCGTCCGGCTGAACGAGACCGACCGCGGGGCGGGTCTGGGACTCGCGCTGGTCAAAAGAATCCTCACAAATCACAGGGGCACGGCTGTGGTCTTGGAAAGTCCGCTGGGCGGTTGCCGCATCCGCACTTGTTGGTCGATGCAAGGACGACTCGACGAAGAACGCACGGTCTGA
- a CDS encoding response regulator: MEWRILLVEDDSELASMVADFLAPHGFSVTIEARGDRAAERIRAEPHDLLILDVNLPGLDGLTLCRTVRSDFKGPILILTARGDEVDEVVGLEVGADDYLAKPVRPRVLLARLRAHLRRSAASAMPQGGNRIAIGAMAIDAGRRTVQMSGQEIRLTSAEFDLLWLLAENVGQVVSRGDIYLRIHGVEYDGLDRSIDLRVSRLRKKLGDDPVDPQRIKSIRNTGYLLSVHQ, from the coding sequence ATGGAATGGCGCATTCTGCTCGTCGAGGATGACTCGGAACTCGCCTCGATGGTGGCGGACTTTCTGGCGCCGCACGGCTTTTCCGTGACGATCGAAGCCCGCGGCGACCGGGCGGCGGAACGGATTCGCGCGGAGCCGCACGACCTGTTGATCCTGGACGTCAACCTTCCCGGCCTCGACGGGCTCACGCTCTGCCGGACCGTTCGCTCCGATTTCAAGGGCCCGATCCTGATCCTCACCGCGCGGGGAGACGAGGTGGACGAGGTCGTGGGGCTGGAGGTGGGGGCGGATGACTATCTCGCCAAGCCCGTGCGGCCGCGGGTCCTGCTGGCGCGGCTGCGGGCCCACCTCCGCCGCAGCGCGGCCTCCGCCATGCCGCAGGGGGGCAACCGCATCGCGATCGGGGCGATGGCGATCGATGCCGGGCGCCGGACCGTCCAGATGAGCGGACAGGAGATCCGGCTCACCTCCGCGGAGTTCGATCTCCTGTGGCTGCTCGCCGAGAACGTCGGCCAGGTCGTCAGCCGCGGCGACATCTACCTGCGGATCCACGGCGTCGAGTACGACGGGCTGGACCGTTCGATCGACCTGCGGGTCTCGCGGTTGCGGAAGAAGCTGGGGGACGACCCGGTCGATCCGCAGCGGATCAAGTCGATCCGCAACACCGGTTACCTGTTGTCGGTGCACCAATGA